In the genome of Equus caballus isolate H_3958 breed thoroughbred chromosome 3, TB-T2T, whole genome shotgun sequence, the window ACCCCTGCATGCGTTAGGTCTTTAAggattgcattttcttttctggcCAGGACCAATATTGTTTTTGGCCAGCAAGTAAGAGGCAGTTTTAGGCTTTTCGCTTGGTTCTCCCTACTATGATAACTCTTGCTCCACAAGCCAAGCAACTGGTGAGGATGAGGGTTCTTCTAATGACTAAATATATACATTCCACTTTTACTTTGAGGAACTGGGGAAATGACAACAAGGTGGGCCTGTAGACCCAGTGGATGTCCCAAAAGTCATGTATCATACAGGCTATTATTTCCAGGCTATCATATGCCCCCCACTTTAATAGGGGTGTGTGATGATGCTTCAATCCCAGAGTCTAAATATCAGCTAGGGTCCTGTACCAAAAAGTCTTTAATGTATCTGGGTATTCTTTTTGCCTCAGGGTACAGTTACCCAAGTAAATGACCATAGGTTTTGTTGTGGGGAAAGACTGGGAAATTATTACAGAATATGCTTATTATGGTGTTGCAGAGTCCTTCTTTATGGGAGCTTGGCTTCTCTTCCAGTCAATGGTTTCATTTCTGAGAACTGGCTCAGGTTTAGAAACTGTTCAAGGGGTTGTGACTTTTTATTGGGTAAGATCATCCAGTCCTGATTTGTTTTGATTGTATATGTTAAACAATACCCTAACAAGGCACCTGGATACCCATCTATGAAGAAATACAATGTTCTATTAACCTCTTCCATAGCTCTCTATGGGTTAAGCCCGCTACCCCTACTACTATGCTTACCTTACTTCAAATTACAATTATGGGACCCATTTCTCTTCTGATGGGTAAGCATGCCACTCGTCTCTGTTATTCTAGATCCTGTCATCCCTATTGCTCTTGGGGAACCCAGTTCTGTACCAGTATTTCTCATCATTGGCCCTGGCCTACCAAGGATAGCACTACTTCCAGTTATGCTGTTGCCCCTCTCACCAGCACATTCCTTACCACTTTTGCATCTCCTGAGTCTTCTTGGGGAACATAATCAGTTGGAGAGCTATCTTCCTTGTGTAGTATATCCACTTTTGCATACcacttctctgagtctttttGATGCCTTCCTCTCCCATCTGTCATGgcattttgtaatttctatttcaCTCAGTGTGGGCCGTCATCTTTTCTGAACGTCCAAGAGCCATCCAAGCAGTGTGTCAGCGCCATCTCCCAGGATCTATGCTAGGGTGTGAAATCCTCTATCACAGGAATGTGCTCTGATAGCAATAAATTCTCCCTTATCCAACTCTGTGTTCTGTTCCCATTTGTACATGACAACTTTAGATGCCCAGCCTTATCTCACTTGTCAATTCTATCTCCCGCTTCTCCTCAATAACAGCTTTCCACTTCTGCTGGGTCATTCGTTTGTACATTTGCACCtaaaaatttctctccctttaacaccctctctgttcttttctgcCTCTCCAACTCCAACTCTTACCCATACTTTGAGGCCTAAGTTTAGACCTGTCTCCCTTTAACAGCCTTCTCTGACGATCCTAGTGATAGAGTGATGCCTGTTCTTTCAAGTCTGAATAGTAAATTTTCCCAAGACATCCGAGCCAACAGTGGCAGTCTGCTATGACCTTAGATCTGTCTGACTGCAGACTCCATTTCTCTGCTGATGAGAAAGCCAGTCATAGAAAGAAGCCTCTAATCACATAATCTCCATTCAAGAAGaaatttatatagagaaaaaGGTGATCTCAAATCCAGTGAATGATTCTAAGAGTAAGGATTTCACTGTGTCATCACAGAGCTTTTTGACTACTCATAAAATACTGCTTCAGTCAAGATTACTCCTCTAAAGAAAACTGAtggggggggccagcccagtgtcatagtggctaagttcacatgctctgcttcggcggcctggggttcatggggtcagatcctgggcacggacctacacaccactcaatcaagccatgctgtggcaccctcccacatacaaaatagaggaagattggctcggatgttagctcagggacaattgttgtcaagcaaaaagaggaggattaccaacagatgttagctcagagccaatcttcttcaccaaaaaaaaaaaccacgcaagaccattaaaaaaagaaaattgatgacATTTTCTTGAAATTCTCAAAGCTGTTATTCAAGGATAGATATAAATAACATCAGGAAACATATTATAGAAActatttttttgcatatgttgAGAGTTTGAAAATGCACTCTTTTAGGAGCTTTTGTTTCTTACATTTCTCTCCTTGGGTTCATGCCTTTATCCACctccattttcttcagttttccacATGCACTAATCcaggaatttttgtttgttttattatctgAGTGCacgtacctttttttttttttttgaggaagattaggcctgagctaacatctgccaccaatcctcctcttttgctgaggaagattggccctgagctaacatccatgcccatcttcctctactttatatgcaggatgcctggcacagcatggcttgataagtggtgtgtaggtctgcaccctggatctgaaccagtgaaccccgggccgctaagtggagcatgcaaacttaactgctacaccactgggctggcccacatGTCCATTTTTTGTAGAACTCTCCATTAGGAGACTGGATTTCTGGTTTCTGAGCATAGGGGCGGTCTTTGAGAATTCTTGCTCAATGGggaggaaaataaatatgaatggaAGTCAGAATGTAATTTGGTTATGTGACAGAGATATTGTTTCTTCTTTagagaaccaaaagaaaaaaagaaaaagaaaaaagaaaaaaagaggtaagtTAGACTTTGGTATGAATGATCCCACATTTTCCTGCTCACAACATTTTTGTATTTTGCTACTAACTACATCTCTCACTTTTTCAGCAAGTTAGAtgataagaatgaaaataaaaaggacccagagaagaaaaagaagaaagaaaaggacaaagagaagaaaaagaaagaggagaaaggccaggaaaagaaagaagagtaagtatttttattagcattaaaatgagaaatgaatttgTGATAGGTTTTGGATGCAGGGTTAATTTCCTGAAACTTTATAGTAAAAAGGCCCTGTGTAAAGCCTAAATAAATTatcaaatgtaaattaaaacttttttctaattttcttaaaatgagcAACAGTAGCATTATTCTTAGTTTTCCCATCAAGAATTTTCACTCTCACCAAGCACTGGTCAAGATAAACTTACCACTGGCAGATATTTAGGTTCCAAGGAGAATTGGGTTCTTAAGATCTTAGCgtcaatttttttaactgaaatagaaatttaataatGTGATTAACATTTTTGAGTCATAAATACTGTATAAGTACTACAAAGTAAACAAGTCCCATTGCCAAAGCCACGCCTAATTTTGAAAGCAGTGCAAATGCTTTCCAGACATCGGTCATTTGAAATatcctttttaaaacaaacatttgagAGTTAGACTTTCACGAGGGTAAGGCTGAGTGATATTTGCAAAGCTacctttttacattttattaaaggGAAAATTGTTTTCTAAACTTACTTAAAGAAAACTCTTTACCACACAGTGGTTTAATTATTTGTGCCTGTTAGAAAGTTGTTGAAGTTTGTGTCAAGGGAAAAGTCTTTAGAAATATAGTCTCAACACccgaaaatttttttaaatttccgtTTGACCATatattttcttcctccctccctcttgcctTCTGTTGCCTCTCTTAATGCTTCATACATGCTTAGGAACAAGCACTTTTTATTAGATTGTGGTATATTCTTTCCACACAGATGAGAAAGAATCCGTgaatttcccctcccctcctagTTGTTTTGTTACCTGGTGGGGGAGAGGCAAAGCCACCATTCTCCCACCACCCAGAACCTACCTAAGTGGGCTGTGGGATACCCAGAGTTTGGCATGATCTAAGCCATGATTCTCTCTTTATAGCTGGAGTGGTAGAAGTGTCGCCAGCATCACAGTAAAACAAAGGCTTTAATAAAAGTTGAATACATGGTTTAGTGTAAGACTAAGCAATTTAACTATCCATCTATTCCTCACTAGTTACTTATGACGAGTGCACTTATGCCAAGCTGCTTTTCCCGCTGTAGAGTGGGCTTCTTCAGCTTActtctattttgttaattgtgGGTGATGGGCATACCCATATTtgctatgtaaaataaaaatgttcttgtttcttgataacctttctctttatttctaattgctgttagggagaagaaagaagtcaTGGTTATTGATCCGGCGGGAAACACATATTATAACTGGCTGTTTTGCATCACCTTACCAGTGATGTACAACTGGACTATGGTTATTGCAAGGtgtttatatatgtttgtgtatattgGCCCACTTCTAGTTTCTAAGTTAACTGACTAAATAGTTTGACCTAGAGCTCTTCAGGACATCCCTCCTTTCTCCACCACAGGTTGTAAAGAGAGGCTACATTATTTCCAGTGGGTTTCCTAAGATCAGGAGCAGGTGCTTGGTTCCCAGTATACTTGGGAATCTAGTACTgggatgggggatggagggaaacttttaaacttttggtTGCTCAATCATTTAACTAGAACTTTGGGAGAACCTTTATATTTCCTTTGacctacaagaaaaaaatattgccaaGAGTGGAAAAATATCAAGGATCTAGGTGGTTCGAGAGCAAGATGTGTTTCCCAAGTGATTTCTATAGAACTGTAGTTCCCTGTCTTTTCGACAGTAAACATCTCAGCCATCCAGGACCACATGCAATTTCCTGTGGCATTTTGGTTACAGATAGTCAATATGAAACTGTTTATTAATGTGTTACATCCAACATATTTTGACCTTAGCTTGAGACCATTTATTCTTAAGAAAGCCAACtaatataaaggaaataatgttGGAATTCAGAAGTGTGAGAAAACTAAATTGAACCACTTGGAAAGATTCGGGAAAGCCATGGTTGATCAAATGGACTCTAAGGACCTTAGCATGTTATACTTCTCATTATGATAacaaagagtttttgttttctttgggtaaatacccagaagtagaattgctgaatcatgtggaagttctctttttaatttcttgaggaaactttatattattttccatagcggctgcaccaatttacattcccagcaacactgtacgagagttcccttttctccactctcgccaacattttttattttctgtctctctgataatagccattctgacaggtgtgaagtggtatctcattgtggttttgatttgcatttccctggcaattagcgatgttgagcatcttttcacttgcctattggccatctgaatgtcttctttggaaaaatgtctattcaagtcctctgctcctttttaattgggttgtttgggtttttttgatattaagttgtgtaagttctttttattttggatattaactccttatcagatgcATGATTTCCagtatcttctcccattcagttggttgccttttcgttttattgatggtttctttcactgtgcaagagctttttagtttgatgtagttccatttgtttatttttgcatttgttgtcCTTGCCTGAGGAAACTGGTctaaaaaatattgctaagaatAGTAATACCAAGAGAGgtatgcacacctatgttcattgtaacattatttacaatagccaagatatggaagcaacctaagtgtccactggtagatgaatgtataaagaaaatgtggtacacacacacacatatactggAATATCACTCactcataaaaaagaatgaaatcttgttgtttgcaacaacatgtatgGACCTAGAAGGTAtaatgctcagtgaaataagtcagacagagaaagacaaatgctgtatgatttcatttatatgtggaatctaaaaaacaaatcaatgaacatacaaaaataaacagaaacagattcatagacaaaggaaacaaactcATGGATACCAAAGGGGGAGGTATTGGAGGGccgggtgaaataggtgaaggagattgagggtacaaacttctagatataaaataaatgtcacaggGATGTAATGAACAGCATAGGCAATATAGTCAGTCatattataataactttgtatgatgacagatggtaactagacttatcatgatgaccatttcataatgtatataaatgttgaattactgtgttgtatacctaaaactaataGGCTATTATATGTCAATCATACGTCAATAAAAACATTATAGAAAGAGGACTTTTACCTAAATTGGCCCCcactttatttaatttaaactaatttttcttttacagagcATGTTTTGATGAACTTCAGTCTGATTACCTAGAATATTGGCTCATTTTTGATTACTTATCAGATGTTATTTATCTTCTCGATATGTTTGTACGAACAAGGACAGGTAAATATGTTCAATTTTGGATATTTTGCAATTTCAGGCTTTTATCTCTATAATTTGAAAATTTCTAATTCAAGTATTCTTCAAAATGAACTCACAAAAACCTGTTTTAGAAGAAAAGGCACAGTTGAAAGCAAGAGTACCATATACCCACCCACAGGCTTAGGCCACTGCACCTGATGCAGAAGGACGTTACTAGGCAACCTTTTGAATGTGGATTGGTAGCTTTTCTCCTTTATCCTGTTCATTGAGTTTATGCCAGGTGAAAAGAATAGAGAGAGCAGAAATAGTCTGCCAGCTCTGTGGGGAAAGGGTAATTGCTTCCTAACAGAGAGATACTTTGAAGAGGCATGGGGAAAAATGTCATTGTACCCAGCAGAGCTGTACTAGAACATTTATAAGAAACAGGAAACATACCCTTAACTGAACTTTGTGGTCCATGGTGAGGCATTATTGACCAGGGAGCAGGACCTTATAGCTTCTACTTGAAGTATGCTTATTAAGTAGGTATAATAAGCTCATTGTTTCTACTCTGCCCTCCACATGCAAATGTAACCATTGTACATGGAGTATAGCTTTTAAGAATCATTATGTAAAATAGGGACATTCTCTAAATATCAGTGCGCTGGAGAAATGCTCCAGTTGTTCTGTCCTATTTGCAGCTCTGGTAGCCAGTATAGAAGGAGGAACAAATTCCCTAGTGTAATGTATCAGAGTGCTGAAATTCTGGGTTTAATGCACAAGGCCTATGGTAGCAGTGTAAGAGAAGAGAAGATCCCAGATGTCTAAGGAAGCCAAGGGTCAAGAAGGAGAGATGAAAATGCAGGCTCAATACTTATGCTTCACATTGAAGGGGCAAGGCAAGAATATGCATAATAGTTAGACAGCAAGGCAGGCACCCAAGCTTcaagggtggggctgggattcTGACAAGAGGGTGGTGTGAGGCATTAGGCCCAGTGCTAGGGTGTTCAGGAAACTTTCCAAGAACACTGTTCATAAAAGGAATGGTTTTGCCTGGATAGGGATACTGGTTCTAGAGAGATTTGTATACATACATTGCATATAATTTCTCACTTTTGCACCTATAAAGATTTTTATTCCtgcaaaagaatattttccaCAGCCATATGTTGATTGGTACTCATATCTTACTACATtgctaaaagaatatttattgaaagtgAATTCTTGTTTTCAACTCAACAAAGTTCATTGAGAGTTACTTCAGAAAAATTCACAACggcataaaaaggaaaaacattaaattgacttttctttttctattttaggtTATTTAGAACAAGGACTGCTGGTGAAGGAAGAGCTTAAACTcatagagaaatataaatcaaactTGCAATTTAAACTTGATGTTCTATCAATGGTACCAACTGATGTGCTGTATTTTAAGCTGGGGTGGAACTATCCAGAAATTAGGTTAAACAGACTGTTAAGGATCTCTCGTATGTTTGAGTTCTTCCAGAGAACAGAAACAAGGACAAACTACCCAAACATCTTCAGGATTTCTAACCTCGTTATgtacatcatcatcattatccaCTGGAATGCATGTGTGTACTATTCTATTTCCAAAGCTATTGGATTTGGAAATGATACATGGGTCTATCCTGATGTTAATGATCCTGAATTTGGCCGTTTGGCTAGAAAATATGTATACAGCCTTTACTGGTCTACACTGACTTTGACCACCATTGGTGAAACACCACCTCCAGTGAGGGATTCTGAGTATGTCTTTGTGGTGGTTGATTTCTTAATTGGAGTATTAATTTTTGCTACCATTGTTGGTAACATAGGTTCCATGATTTCCAACATGAATGCAGCCAGAGCAGAATTTCAAGCAAGAATTGATGCCATCAAGCAATATATGCATTTCCGAAATGTAagcaaagatatggaaaagaGAGTTATTAAATGGTTCGACTATCTGTGGACCAACAAAAAAACAGTTGATGAGAGAGAAGTCTTAAAGTATCTACCTGATAAACTAAGAGCAGAGATTGCCATCAGTGTTCACTTAGACACGTTAAAAAAGGTGCGCATTTTTGCTGACTGTGAAGCTGGTCTATTGGTGGAGTTGGTCTTGAAATTACAACCCCAAGTCTACAGTCCTGGAGATTACATTTGCAAGAAAGGGGATATTGGACGAGAGATGTATATCATTAAGGAAGGCAAACTGGCTGTGGTGGCAGATGATGGAatcactcagtttgtggtattGAGTGATGGCAGCTACTTTGGTGAGATCAGCATCCTTAACATTAAAGGCAGCAAAGCTGGCAATCGAAGAACGGCCAATATTAAAAGCATTGGCTACTCAGATCTGTTCTGTCTGTCAAAAGATGACCTCATGGAGGCTCTAACTGAGTACCCAGATGCCAAAGGTATGCtagaagagaaagggaagcaaATCTTGATGAAAGATGGTCTACTTGATATAAATATTGCAAATGCTGGAAGTGATCCTAAAGATCTTGAAGAGAAGGTCACGCGAATGGAGGGGTCAGTAGACCTCCTGCAAACAAGGTTTGCTCGAATCCTGGCTGAGTATGAGTCAATGCAGCAAAAACTGAAGCAAAGACTAACTAAGGTTGAGACATTTCTGAAACCACTTATTGACACAGAGTTTTCAGCTATTGAAGCTGAAAGTGGGCCCACAGACTCTACGCAGGACTGAAAAGCTGGCTATAAAGACATGCCTCATGATCCTTTTGGTGATGTGATTAGGGCAACTGTAAGTTGGAAGAAGAGGAAGCTTCTGCTGGGGAATTTTTCCATAAGGGAAATGTGCTTTGGTGCAGGGCATAAGGCCCACACACTTACTCGTGGGGCACTATGATTAAAGAGTCGTTGTGTGTTAGGACTTTCCATGATGGATAATGTGCAAAGATATAAACTGATTAACTTGTCAGTATCTATATCCTCTGATTTTTTCACCTATGCTCGCTTCATGgaataatgtttataaaagtGAACAAGGATCCCTCACTTTCAGATCATTTACATCACTGACTGGGAATTACCATGTACATCATGGTCAGGGTACTATTTAAAAGGAATTAGaatgcaataaagtaaaataaattctaaaactatagcgaatattatttatttgataatttagTAGGGA includes:
- the CNGA1 gene encoding cyclic nucleotide-gated channel alpha-1, translating into MKKNIINTQHSFVNIPNVIVPDIEKEIRRMENGACSSFSDDDDSASMFEESENENPPAGDSFRKNSHSRGQPSQREQYLPGAIALFNVNNSSNKDQEPKEKKKKKKEKKSKLDDKNENKKDPEKKKKKEKDKEKKKKEEKGQEKKEEEKKEVMVIDPAGNTYYNWLFCITLPVMYNWTMVIARACFDELQSDYLEYWLIFDYLSDVIYLLDMFVRTRTGYLEQGLLVKEELKLIEKYKSNLQFKLDVLSMVPTDVLYFKLGWNYPEIRLNRLLRISRMFEFFQRTETRTNYPNIFRISNLVMYIIIIIHWNACVYYSISKAIGFGNDTWVYPDVNDPEFGRLARKYVYSLYWSTLTLTTIGETPPPVRDSEYVFVVVDFLIGVLIFATIVGNIGSMISNMNAARAEFQARIDAIKQYMHFRNVSKDMEKRVIKWFDYLWTNKKTVDEREVLKYLPDKLRAEIAISVHLDTLKKVRIFADCEAGLLVELVLKLQPQVYSPGDYICKKGDIGREMYIIKEGKLAVVADDGITQFVVLSDGSYFGEISILNIKGSKAGNRRTANIKSIGYSDLFCLSKDDLMEALTEYPDAKGMLEEKGKQILMKDGLLDINIANAGSDPKDLEEKVTRMEGSVDLLQTRFARILAEYESMQQKLKQRLTKVETFLKPLIDTEFSAIEAESGPTDSTQD